A single region of the Gorilla gorilla gorilla isolate KB3781 chromosome 1, NHGRI_mGorGor1-v2.1_pri, whole genome shotgun sequence genome encodes:
- the LOC134758549 gene encoding uncharacterized protein isoform X3, which yields MAVSALRSFLLPCEEGACFFFAFCHDCHVNRTPGTVQGPPVWPHAVTLSKGVTREVHGKAERCDVLEDPGGKHTQRTGAITRLRAAAESLAWATVVSSVERLDGRGDKAGKRGILEGPVL from the exons atggcggTTTCGGCTTTGCGGTCTtttctgctgccttgtgaagaaggtgcttgtttcttctttgccttctgccatgatt GCCATGTGAATCGCACCCCTGGAACTGTGCAGGGCCCACCTGTGTGGCCACACGCAGTGACCCTGAGCAAAGGAGTGACCAGAGAAGTGCATGGCAAAGCAGAAAGGTGTGACGTCTTGGAGGACCCGGGAGGAAAGCACACCCAGCGGACAGGAGCCATCACGCGGCTGCGGGCTGCTGCTGAGAGCCTGGCGTGGGCCACCGTCGTCAGCAGCGTGGAG cgGCTGGATGGCAGAGGTGATAAAGCTGGGAAGAGAGGCATCCTGGAAGGGCCCGTGTTATGA
- the LOC134758549 gene encoding uncharacterized protein isoform X2, producing MAVSALRSFLLPCEEGACFFFAFCHDCHVNRTPGTVQGPPVWPHAVTLSKGVTREVHGKAERCDVLEDPGGKHTQRTGAITRLRAAAESLAWATVVSSVEERICCLLSDRETHPPVHLSPCGLRAGLEPYLKPHL from the exons atggcggTTTCGGCTTTGCGGTCTtttctgctgccttgtgaagaaggtgcttgtttcttctttgccttctgccatgatt GCCATGTGAATCGCACCCCTGGAACTGTGCAGGGCCCACCTGTGTGGCCACACGCAGTGACCCTGAGCAAAGGAGTGACCAGAGAAGTGCATGGCAAAGCAGAAAGGTGTGACGTCTTGGAGGACCCGGGAGGAAAGCACACCCAGCGGACAGGAGCCATCACGCGGCTGCGGGCTGCTGCTGAGAGCCTGGCGTGGGCCACCGTCGTCAGCAGCGTGGAG gaacGCATATGCTGCCTCCTTTCTGATAGGGAGACCCACCCACCTGTTCACCTCTCTCCATGTGGTCTGCGAGCGGGCTTGGAGCCATATCTGAAGCCTCACCTCTAG
- the LOC134758549 gene encoding uncharacterized protein isoform X1 has product MAVSALRSFLLPCEEGACFFFAFCHDCHVNRTPGTVQGPPVWPHAVTLSKGVTREVHGKAERCDVLEDPGGKHTQRTGAITRLRAAAESLAWATVVSSVEGGICPGRLCLWRRLMAPAYNKGHVHLAAWWRPWNTILQFWVP; this is encoded by the exons atggcggTTTCGGCTTTGCGGTCTtttctgctgccttgtgaagaaggtgcttgtttcttctttgccttctgccatgatt GCCATGTGAATCGCACCCCTGGAACTGTGCAGGGCCCACCTGTGTGGCCACACGCAGTGACCCTGAGCAAAGGAGTGACCAGAGAAGTGCATGGCAAAGCAGAAAGGTGTGACGTCTTGGAGGACCCGGGAGGAAAGCACACCCAGCGGACAGGAGCCATCACGCGGCTGCGGGCTGCTGCTGAGAGCCTGGCGTGGGCCACCGTCGTCAGCAGCGTGGAG GGAGGCATTTGCCCAGGAAGGCTGTGCCTGTGGCGGAGACTCATGGCTCCGGCCTATAACAAGGGCCATGTACATCTTGCAGCCTGGTGGAGGCCGTGGAACACCATCCTGCAGTTCTGGGTCCCCTGA